attttaattaccgATCGCTGAAAACATTTCATGACTCACCAATAAAGAACAAGAGTGCTATCGCCACAACGATTACAttctttatttgaaatgtttacgGATTGGAGAAGTATTTCATCGCTCACCAATGAAGTAGAAGGAGAGTGCTATGGCTACAATGGAGAGCGCCACCAGTCCCAGTATCCCCATCACGATCCAGAACCTCTGCTGTCTGTAGGTGTTACACTCCATCATTGACCGCAGGCTCTCCGTCCCATCTGAGGTAAGAAAAAAAGTCTACAACGCTAGTAAAGAACATTACGGAAATATAAAGTGTACGTATgaagtataataaaattatatgataagtacgtttaaacaattattaagaGAGTGTGTAAATTCTGAAAACATTCCATAATCATGTAAACAACTGGTACATGTactcatgaattttaaaaaatatgttttaagtaCGCTTCTgcgattaaattaaaaaaaaacttacaaataGATCAAAacagttgttttttgtttttgtttttttatgggGTAAAACGGCACTTTTTGTAATTCCTTTGTAAAAGATACtcttaaatatatgaaaaataccTGACATGTTAGGATCAGAGTCATGATAGTTTCTCTTTAGTCCGCCTGGAGGATATCCACGAACAACAGAGGCGGGTAACGATTTTGTTTGACTTTTACTGGGCGGCATGTCAAAATAATAGAATCTAGGAGTCcgattatctccctttgaatGCCATGATGGCGGTATAGGAGCCGGCTTAGGGGGTTTCGTTGTCTTTATACTGTTGTTGATATTGTAGGCTTCTGTTGGGTCGTATTTATAGTTATCTGTGGTGTCATTGTGGTACCAGGGATTGCTCTGCCATCTCTACAAACGAACAcagaacaaataacttatttatatatttatggagagagagagagagagagagagagagagagagagagagagacagagacagagagagagacagacagacggacagacagacagacagacggacagacagacagacagagaaagAAAGAGGGAGATGTGAAGTGCGCCCCCCCCCTCCGTTAATGAACCAAAAAGTAAATTTCGcaaattctttttcattttgcattaaaattacttttttcaagATAAAACAATCATATGGAAGAAATGCGTTATCATTTATTGTAGGGGTACCCTGTTTACATTCAATCTTGCACAATCTTTGCTCCGCCCTACATTTGTAAGCCTTCATAATGCACAAGCGCAAGTACATACATTTTTCACCTTTACTGCGCATatatgtaactttttaaaagatGCAAAAGCCTTCCCCATTAGATCAGTAGATAACTTGTCTGTACCACGCGTATCACGTGAAATCCATTTCAGTATGCGTGTTCGACATGACTATAAACTAAATATACCATTAACCTTCATTTAATAGAATACATTATTTGTAAGTTGTATTTTCATTGATGTTATCTGATCGATAACTTTTCCCTCGATTGCTGAGATTTTCCTAATAGACAATGTCACGTGATATTAAAACAAGCCATGTTCGATCTGCTTAATTTCATCATATCCGTTTTCTCCATTGTACTAACCCCCATCCCCAAAGtctatgaatttttatttattgaaaggACAAAGTCACAACCCAGAACGAAAGTTTCTATTTCTGGGTCTGTAAAATCAACGATTATGCGtcaattttacaatataaaacaaTCCAAGCAATCAACACTTATCAAGATATGTCACTTTTCTTCAatctaatttgataattatacaaaaaatcGTGGCGGATTTTCTGCAATTCATTGTATATAAACGGGGCCGCTGACATGTGTTATAAgattcataggcgtcggaaccgggggggtaggggggctaggggggggctTAGCCTCCCCCCCACTTGTTTTTTGCAAAtgtagacctaaccattaggcacatagcattaTAGAGAGAGTTGAGCCCCCCACTTTTGATCGCCGGAAGTATAGTTGTTCCTAAATtaaccttgaaagattgagaaagttggagtaataggcctactggccccccccccccccccccccccggattaggaatttcatgatttgggggaaaaaaaattgggtaggtaaaattttttttggataggcatacccccccccccccccaccccacggattaggattttcatgattttgggaaatagttttttttcgCAATAtatctgaggattagtctagccccccccccccccaccccccactttcaatttgcttctgacGCCAGTGGGATTTGAAGAAACCTTTGCATAATTAGttgaaatataaatcaaaacaccACGAATTCAATAAGGCACGTAAAAATCAACAATACCAATATGTTTATGATATTATGTCCTTGATGTCATTGATAATATACATATAGGGTACGATTTCGAGATTTTCTGGCTTCGTTATGACACAAACCTTTGAAGGTGGAATCTTCACGCCTCTGGAATGGTC
This is a stretch of genomic DNA from Crassostrea angulata isolate pt1a10 chromosome 4, ASM2561291v2, whole genome shotgun sequence. It encodes these proteins:
- the LOC128182194 gene encoding uncharacterized protein LOC128182194, translating into MLGIDRDEKKRRHFTLLHENIEFRYHHENHGKIYWACKVAGCPGMVEEDHYKMKLIRNHDHSRGVKIPPSKRWQSNPWYHNDTTDNYKYDPTEAYNINNSIKTTKPPKPAPIPPSWHSKGDNRTPRFYYFDMPPSKSQTKSLPASVVRGYPPGGLKRNYHDSDPNMSDGTESLRSMMECNTYRQQRFWIVMGILGLVALSIVAIALSFYFIGER